In one window of Zingiber officinale cultivar Zhangliang chromosome 11A, Zo_v1.1, whole genome shotgun sequence DNA:
- the LOC122032112 gene encoding uncharacterized protein LOC122032112, which yields MEIVNNSNTFAGELTHRGFAGFLDVFVHQARDLHNICIYHKQDVYAKLCLTSDPDVTVSTRTINGGGQNPIFDEQLRLCVRTVESSLKCEIWMLSKVKNYLEDQLLGFALVPLADVLVADGKLLAQEFSLSSTDLFHSPAGFIQLSLSYAGASPDVMAIPRVNPLLPESTLPETENPHEYQKIEFPDLKVAKENHMMISEYFGLDCSDVETQCAIDPESCNREDEEAGVRLVESFSGVKDRSYSTGAPRNDTPVTSASTSDSSPLLAPTSPSTSRGFLATATPSPKEKNPRVAESEADSNNNNSTMNQIIRINIEPEETVVQQEIVDMYMKSMQQFTESLANMKLPMDVDGNSSSTLQGATVNSDERQATVAAKGIGSRVFYGSRAFF from the coding sequence ATGGAAATCGTCAACAACAGCAACACATTCGCCGGCGAACTTACCCACCGAGGGTTCGCCGGCTTCCTCGATGTTTTCGTCCACCAAGCTCGCGACCTCCACAACATCTGCATCTACCACAAGCAGGACGTTTACGCCAAGCTCTGCCTCACCAGCGATCCGGACGTCACTGTCTCCACCCGAACCATCAATGGCGGCGGCCAGAACCCGATCTTCGACGAGCAGCTCCGTCTCTGCGTGCGGACGGTCGAGTCGTCCCTCAAGTGCGAGATTTGGATGCTGAGCAAGGTGAAGAACTACCTGGAAGATCAGCTGCTGGGGTTCGCCTTGGTGCCCCTAGCCGACGTCCTCGTGGCCGACGGCAAGCTACTGGCGCAGgagttctccctctcctccaccgaCCTCTTCCATTCCCCTGCCGGTTTCATTCAACTCTCGCTCTCTTACGCCGGCGCTTCCCCGGATGTGATGGCGATCCCACGGGTGAACCCCCTGCTCCCCGAGTCCACCTTGCCGGAAACAGAGAACCCCCATGAGTACCAGAAGATCGAGTTCCCGGACTTGAAAGTTGCCAAGGAGAATCACATGATGATTTCGGAGTACTTCGGTCTCGATTGCTCGGACGTGGAGACACAGTGCGCGATCGATCCGGAGAGCTGCAATCGTGAGGATGAGGAAGCAGGGGTGCGCCTCGTAGAGAGCTTCTCCGGCGTCAAGGACAGATCGTACTCAACTGGCGCTCCAAGGAACGACACTCCTGTTACCAGTGCCTCAACGAGTGACTCTTCTCCCCTGCTTGCCCCCACCTCTCCGTCCACCTCTCGCGGTTTCTTAGCCACCGCAACTCCGAGCCCGAAAGAGAAGAATCCGAGAGTCGCAGAGAGCGAGGCCGATTCGAACAACAACAATTCAACAATGAATCAAATCATACGCATCAACATTGAGCCAGAGGAAACAGTGGTGCAACAGGAGATAGTGGACATGTACATGAAGAGCATGCAGCAGTTTACAGAGTCATTGGCCAACATGAAACTTCCAATGGATGTGGACGGTAACTCCTCTTCGACTTTGCAGGGTGCTACTGTGAATTCCGACGAAAGGCAGGCAACGGTGGCAGCGAAGGGAATCGGTTCTCGTGTGTTCTATGGGAGCCGGGCCTTCTTCTGA
- the LOC122032042 gene encoding zinc finger CCCH domain-containing protein 18-like isoform X1 — protein sequence MEKLEVADCVFSRIQRIEPENAMKLIGYLLLKYSQKDFLEFALGPDDQILSLINEAKAYIVSSRKVNMAFPMQFNQDPQFHCMPYSQSFSRTSPSPSDLRIGVPRFAHWLSHQEMPLPQNIEILPSLNTDLICKQTALLGLKDQPTDLNHYGTDQSKNYCLPDAVLAGGFCSNSNERLRQAWLESSPKACHYFHKGYCKNGINCRFYHGQITPEQFKDVHDPELYEFGNEDHLIPPGSFGKLEMEITELLKSKRGAPISIASLPNLYHEKYGKMLQADGYLTESQRHGKGGFSLTKLLNQLNHNIQLIDRPHGQHSVILTEDAPKYTECKAERVDRFGVLLSSHQIYLTFPAESMFSEQDVFNYFNQYGPVHDVRIPRQEKRMFGFVSFLYSETVKVILAMGHPHYICGSRVLVKPYKEKSKLTDKKYPEKEPPICFPSQCFAMDHNTDTMLNTFDGGYIQRQFSEGHELAIELDRRRLFELQLNRNRLTSQPYFSNKIDELKSIEAAVDVNNHSTYSMSGLRSDCMANQEMNNCNDRKSDHIQLPDSPFYSPETGCSISTVI from the exons ATGGAGAAGTTGGAAGTCGCTGATTGTGTGTTCAGCAGAATTCAAAGGATCGAACCAGAAAATGCTATGAAGCTAATTGGTTATCTTCTTTTGAAGTACTCACAAAAGGATTTCTTGGAGTTTGCACTAGGGCCAGATGATCAGATCCTTTCTCTGATCAATGAAGCCAAAGCATACATTGTATCATCAAGAAAGGTGAACATGGCTTTTCCTATGCAATTCAACCAAGATCCGCAGTTTCACTGCATGCCTTATTCCCAATCTTTTTCAAGGACTAGCCCTTCACCTTCTGATCTTCGCATTGGAGTTCCCCGTTTTGCTCATTGGCTATCTCATCAAGAGATGCCACTTCCTCAGAATATAGAGATCTTACCTTCTTTAAATACTGATTTGATATGTAAACAAACTGCTCTTTTGGGCTTGAAGGACCAGCCAACTGATTTGAATCACTATGGTACTGACcaatcaaaaaattattgcttgCCTGATGCTGTACTTGCTGGTGGTTTCTGTTCGAATAGCAATGAAAGGTTGCGCCAAGCATGGCTCGAATCATCGCCCAAAGCATGCCATTATTTTCACAAGGGATACTGTAAGAATGGCATCAACTGTCGCTTTTACCATGGTCAGATAACTCCTGAACAGTTTAAAGATGTGCATGATCCGGAATTGTATGAGTTTGGTAATGAGGATCATTTGATTCCACCAGGATCGTTTGGCAAATTGGAAATGGAGATCACAGAATTACTGAAATCAAAGCGAGGGGCTCCTATTTCTATAGCCTCCTTGCCAAACTTGTACCATGAAAAATATGGTAAAATGCTTCAAGCTGATGGATATCTTACAGAGAGCCAGCGTCATGGTAAGGGTGGCTTCAGTTTGACAAAGCTGCTTAATCAGTTGAATCATAATATTCAACTAATAGACAG GCCTCATGGTCAGCATTCAGTTATACTTACAGAAGATGCTCCCAAGTATACAGAGTGCAAGGCTGAGAGGGTGGATCGGTTTGGAGTACTTTTAAGTTCTCATCAGATATATCTTACTTTCCCTGCTGAAAGCATGTTTTCGGAGCAAGATGTCTTCAATTATTTCAA TCAGTATGGCCCTGTACATGATGTGAGAATTCCACGCCAAGAGAAGCGAATGTTCGGGTTTGTGAGTTTCCTCTACTCAGAGACTGTCAAAGTTATTTTGGCAATGGGACATCCACATTACATTTGTGGTTCTCGAGTTCTGGTTAAGCCATACAAGGAGAAATCAAAGCTTACAGACAA AAAGTACCCGGAAAAGGAGCCTCCTATATGTTTCCCTTCTCAATGTTTTGCAATGGACCACAACACGGATACAA TGCTCAATACATTTGATGGTGGATATATCCAGAGACAGTTCTCTGAAGGTCATGAGCTTGCTATTGAACTTGATAGAAGACGGTTGTTTGAGCTGCAGCTAAACCGTAATCGCCTGACATCTCAACCATATTTCAGCAACAAAATCGATGAGCTTAAGTCTATAGAAG CTGCAGTTGATGTCAACAACCATTCCACTTATTCAATGAGTGGCCTCAGAAGTGACTGCATGGCTAATCAGGAAATGAACAATTGCAATGATAGAAAGAG TGATCACATACAACTTCCGGATAGTCCTTTCTATTCACCTGAGACTGGATGTAGCATTTCCACAGTCATATAG
- the LOC122032042 gene encoding zinc finger CCCH domain-containing protein 18-like isoform X2, whose amino-acid sequence MEKLEVADCVFSRIQRIEPENAMKLIGYLLLKYSQKDFLEFALGPDDQILSLINEAKAYIVSSRKVNMAFPMQFNQDPQFHCMPYSQSFSRTSPSPSDLRIGVPRFAHWLSHQEMPLPQNIEILPSLNTDLICKQTALLGLKDQPTDLNHYGTDQSKNYCLPDAVLAGGFCSNSNERLRQAWLESSPKACHYFHKGYCKNGINCRFYHGQITPEQFKDVHDPELYEFGNEDHLIPPGSFGKLEMEITELLKSKRGAPISIASLPNLYHEKYGKMLQADGYLTESQRHGKGGFSLTKLLNQLNHNIQLIDRPHGQHSVILTEDAPKYTECKAERVDRFGVLLSSHQIYLTFPAESMFSEQDVFNYFNQYGPVHDVRIPRQEKRMFGFVSFLYSETVKVILAMGHPHYICGSRVLVKPYKEKSKLTDKKYPEKEPPICFPSQCFAMDHNTDTMLNTFDGGYIQRQFSEGHELAIELDRRRLFELQLNRNRLTSQPYFSNKIDELKSIEVDVNNHSTYSMSGLRSDCMANQEMNNCNDRKSDHIQLPDSPFYSPETGCSISTVI is encoded by the exons ATGGAGAAGTTGGAAGTCGCTGATTGTGTGTTCAGCAGAATTCAAAGGATCGAACCAGAAAATGCTATGAAGCTAATTGGTTATCTTCTTTTGAAGTACTCACAAAAGGATTTCTTGGAGTTTGCACTAGGGCCAGATGATCAGATCCTTTCTCTGATCAATGAAGCCAAAGCATACATTGTATCATCAAGAAAGGTGAACATGGCTTTTCCTATGCAATTCAACCAAGATCCGCAGTTTCACTGCATGCCTTATTCCCAATCTTTTTCAAGGACTAGCCCTTCACCTTCTGATCTTCGCATTGGAGTTCCCCGTTTTGCTCATTGGCTATCTCATCAAGAGATGCCACTTCCTCAGAATATAGAGATCTTACCTTCTTTAAATACTGATTTGATATGTAAACAAACTGCTCTTTTGGGCTTGAAGGACCAGCCAACTGATTTGAATCACTATGGTACTGACcaatcaaaaaattattgcttgCCTGATGCTGTACTTGCTGGTGGTTTCTGTTCGAATAGCAATGAAAGGTTGCGCCAAGCATGGCTCGAATCATCGCCCAAAGCATGCCATTATTTTCACAAGGGATACTGTAAGAATGGCATCAACTGTCGCTTTTACCATGGTCAGATAACTCCTGAACAGTTTAAAGATGTGCATGATCCGGAATTGTATGAGTTTGGTAATGAGGATCATTTGATTCCACCAGGATCGTTTGGCAAATTGGAAATGGAGATCACAGAATTACTGAAATCAAAGCGAGGGGCTCCTATTTCTATAGCCTCCTTGCCAAACTTGTACCATGAAAAATATGGTAAAATGCTTCAAGCTGATGGATATCTTACAGAGAGCCAGCGTCATGGTAAGGGTGGCTTCAGTTTGACAAAGCTGCTTAATCAGTTGAATCATAATATTCAACTAATAGACAG GCCTCATGGTCAGCATTCAGTTATACTTACAGAAGATGCTCCCAAGTATACAGAGTGCAAGGCTGAGAGGGTGGATCGGTTTGGAGTACTTTTAAGTTCTCATCAGATATATCTTACTTTCCCTGCTGAAAGCATGTTTTCGGAGCAAGATGTCTTCAATTATTTCAA TCAGTATGGCCCTGTACATGATGTGAGAATTCCACGCCAAGAGAAGCGAATGTTCGGGTTTGTGAGTTTCCTCTACTCAGAGACTGTCAAAGTTATTTTGGCAATGGGACATCCACATTACATTTGTGGTTCTCGAGTTCTGGTTAAGCCATACAAGGAGAAATCAAAGCTTACAGACAA AAAGTACCCGGAAAAGGAGCCTCCTATATGTTTCCCTTCTCAATGTTTTGCAATGGACCACAACACGGATACAA TGCTCAATACATTTGATGGTGGATATATCCAGAGACAGTTCTCTGAAGGTCATGAGCTTGCTATTGAACTTGATAGAAGACGGTTGTTTGAGCTGCAGCTAAACCGTAATCGCCTGACATCTCAACCATATTTCAGCAACAAAATCGATGAGCTTAAGTCTATAGAAG TTGATGTCAACAACCATTCCACTTATTCAATGAGTGGCCTCAGAAGTGACTGCATGGCTAATCAGGAAATGAACAATTGCAATGATAGAAAGAG TGATCACATACAACTTCCGGATAGTCCTTTCTATTCACCTGAGACTGGATGTAGCATTTCCACAGTCATATAG
- the LOC122032044 gene encoding uncharacterized protein LOC122032044, with protein sequence MSKGRAPEPLDFFIWTVEDVCLWLEEINLGSYRQAFEENGVNGEYLESLSMFTTEQILHFIRRCHMKWGDFITLCKELRRIKVACLKGEQQVRKPWWARSCLSVVFVSVAQRNRQSRVVSLKLEI encoded by the exons ATGAGCAAGGGGCGGGCTCCCGAACCCCTGGATTTTTTCATCTGGACGGTCGAG GATGTCTGTTTATGGCTTGAAGAGATAAATCTTGGGAGTTACCGCCAGGCTTTTGAGGAAAATGGTGTCAATGGTGAATATCTAGAAAGTCTTTCAATGTTCACCACTGAACAAATATTGCACTTCATAAGGCGGTGCCACATGAAATGGGGCGACTTCATTACCCTTTGCAAGGAATTAAGACGCATAAAAG TGGCTTGCCTGAAAGGGGAACAACAAGTCCGCAAGCCATGGTGGGCACGATCATGTCTATCAGTGGTGTTTGTTAGCGTGGCTCAGCGGAATAGACAGTCCCGTGTTGTATCCTTGAAGTTGGAAATATAA